One Synechocystis sp. LKSZ1 genomic window, ATCAAGCCGATGGCGATCGGTATATTAGTCGCGCCAACTTGAAATTGATTGATGATTTGATCAATGGCTGGGAAAAAGTAGCTGATACCGACCCCAGCAAGCATCGCAAAAAAAATCCACAGGGTTAGGAAACGATCCAAAAAGGAGAGTTGTTTCAGCGTTGTCGTCATAATCGATGCATCAACTAATCTTGATGCATCGATTATATATCAATTAATCTTGATTTATCAACACATCACTCTGTCTCAAGGCAATTTCGAGTCGGAAAGAGCTCCCCGAAGCGTCGATACTGACTGAGGTACTCTTCGAGCTTGAGAAATTGGGCCAAGTTGAGGCGGTAATAACTCCAGCGGCCCTGTTGCCGCATTTGCACCAGTTGAGATTCCTTCAGGGTTTTCAGGTGGAAAGAAAGCTTGGACTGACTCACCTCCAATAAGTCACAGAGGTCACACACACAAAGTTCCTGGGAGCGGAGATGGTCAAGAATCCGCAGGCGTAATGGATCGGACAGGGCCTGGAAGCCCGCCTGAAATTCCCTCAAATCAGTCATTGACATTGGCAAAAAGGGCCGCAAATGGGGATACAGTGCAACCAGCACTCACAACGGCACTCCCCCTATCCTACAATTTTTCTGGGTGATTTTTGTACTAATTGGCTGGAGCTTGGCAGTAATGGTTAAAGCGGGCCTCTAGTTGAGCGGCCGTCAAATTCTGCGTCCAATATTCAATTAAGGCATGGCCCAGAGCCCAGGCATTGCGGTCGGGGGCCGTGCGATTATCTATCAAGACGGGCCAGAGGGCCATTAGATCAAAGCTCTGGGTTTCGGCTCCCGTTCGGTTGAGCAGGGTGAAGAGGTCGTAGGCCAACTGCAATTTCCCGATCACCACCGGCAACTGTTCGATGGGAATTTGCTCTGCCAAGAGGTAGGCCAGGGCCGGTGACCCCGTGGACAGCGTGGAAATCACCTTCAGAACCGGGCTTTTCAGCAAGGCAGTCAGGCCCTGAGTCGTCGTCAACTGAAAGGTATAGCGGTCAATTAA contains:
- a CDS encoding metalloregulator ArsR/SmtB family transcription factor, which encodes MSMTDLREFQAGFQALSDPLRLRILDHLRSQELCVCDLCDLLEVSQSKLSFHLKTLKESQLVQMRQQGRWSYYRLNLAQFLKLEEYLSQYRRFGELFPTRNCLETE